In Astatotilapia calliptera chromosome 23, fAstCal1.2, whole genome shotgun sequence, a genomic segment contains:
- the LOC113016481 gene encoding nuclear receptor subfamily 0 group B member 1-like — protein sequence MSCCECKVTQDTGQGSILYSILNRDALCPQAREDTTAAHRCCSCASMRKLVAIRAPQSVIRAACEVLLKTFRFVKNVPCFRGLPADDQLRLVRNSWAPLLLLGLVQDSVDFDTVETQKPSLLHEILTHDAGRRERTAGAAQHPGVPLCDVQSIQMFLVKCRGLTITVKEHAFLKGAILFTPVPELECQEYIHALQREAERALYEHVGNRGNANRSGKLRVVLSTLRAVDPDAVAGLFLRPLTGTSSIDEHVLAMFCER from the exons ATGTCGTGTTGTGAGTGTAAAGTCACGCAGGACACGGGGCAGGGCAGCATCCTCTATAGCATCCTCAACAGAGACGCTCTGTGCCCGCAGGCGCGCGAGGACACGACCGCTGCGCACCGGTGTTGCTCCTGCGCGTCCATGAGGAAGCTGGTGGCCATTCGGGCTCCACAGTCCGTGATCAGAGCAGCCTGCGAGGTGCTTCTCAAAACTTTCAGGTTCGTGAAAAACGTGCCGTGTTTTCGGGGTTTGCCAGCCGATGACCAGCTCCGACTCGTGCGCAACAGCTGGGCGCCCCTGCTGCTCTTGGGCTTGGTGCAGGACTCCGTGGACTTCGACACCGTGGAGACGCAGAAGCCCAGTCTGTTACACGAGATTCTGACGCACGACGCGGGCCGACGAGAGCGCACTGCCGGCGCCGCTCAACACCCTGGGGTGCCTCTCTGTGATGTGCAGAGTATCCAGATGTTTCTGGTGAAGTGCCGAGGACTCACTATCACCGTCAAAGAACACGCGTTTCTGAAAGGAGCGATACTGTTCACCCCGG TGCCTGAGCTGGAGTGTCAGGAGTACATCCACGCGCTTCAGAGGGAGGCTGAGCGCGCGCTTTATGAGCACGTGGGGAACCGGGGGAACGCGAACCGGTCCGGCAAGCTTCGCGTGGTCCTGAGCACCCTGCGCGCCGTGGACCCGGACGCGGTGGCGGGACTGTTCCTGAGACCGCTGACTGGGACTAGCAGCATCGACGAACACGTGCTTGCTATGTTTTGTGAGAGGTAA